Genomic window (Tardiphaga sp. vice304):
CATGACATCCTTTCCATGGTCATGCATACGCTGCACCCGATCGCCGATGTAATATCGGCGGACACGATCGAAAGTGCGCGGCACATCATCGCCACCGACCGGATCGATCTCGCCATCCTCGATACCGAACTGCGCGGGAGTAGCGGCCTCGATCTGCTGCCGGAGCTCACCGACGACCTCGGCCATTGGATTCCCGTCATTCTATTCTCGGCGTTGAGCGGCGAAATGGTTTGCGGCGATCAGGTTGATGTCGCGATTCAGATGCCGGGGACGACGCTGTCGGATCTGCTGATCTCGGTTAGCGATCGCCTCACATTGCTGCCCGCAGGCTTTCCGCTGGTGCCCGTATGACACAGATTCGCATCCTCCATGTCGACGACGAACCCGACATTCGCGAGGTGGTGGAAATCTCGCTTGGAATAGATCCTGACTTCGTTATTCGCAGTTGTGGCTCTGGGGCGGAGGCCCTGGTGTTGGCGACGGAGTGGCTGCCGGACGTCATCCTGATGGATGTGATGATGCCGGCGATGGACGGGCCCGCTACGCTGGAGCGACTGCGGGAAAATCCGGCGACGAACAGAATCCCGGTGATCTTCATGACGGCGCGCGCCCAGACCCGCGAGCTCGATCAATTCCGGGCGCTTGGTGCCATCGGCGTGGTGCCCAAGCCATTCGATCCAATGACCTTGGCAGTTACGGTGCGTGACTACATCGCGCCACCAGATGATCCGCTCAAGGAGTTGCGGGACGGGTTCTTGCTGCGGCTCGATCGTGACGCCCGGCGTTTGGTGGAGCTGCGCGACGATTTGCGCTCGGGGGATACATCCAGCGATATGATGGTAAGCCTGCGGTATCTAGCGCACAATCTGGCGGGCGCCAGCGGAATCTACGGATATATACCGATCAGCAACGCAGCGGCCGCCCTCGAGGATGCGATCATCGCCGATCAGGCCGGCACGGGCGATGCGATCGTACGTGCCATCGACGCCCTGCTGGACATTACCGAACATCAAGCCGAGCTACGTGGGCAGTTAGCGCATGCCGAAAGCAGAACCATCTAGGTATTGCTACCGAAGCGTTCCTTAGCGGGACGTTAGTTAGTCCTTGTTTTCATAGATGACGGGATTGCGGTTCGCTCGCTACTGCCAAACAAGGCACGAACGAAAATCTGCGGTCGACAGGAGGGCACTATGGCGCAATTGGTTTTGAGCACCGAAGGCGATGACGTGGTTGGAAACTCCGTGGAGCTGGACGAACTCGATTTGCCCAGTACCGCGCCGAAAATGCTGATCGCCGATGATGACCCGACCGTCGTGAGGGCGCTGGCGGATCGCTGTACCCGGATGGGTTTCGACGTCGAGACCGCGACCAATGGCATGCAGGCGATGCTCAAGGCGTCCCGGTCGAAGCCGGATATTCTCCTGGTCGACGTCAGCATGCCGGAGGTCGACGGGTTCTCGGTATGCGCCCATCTGCTGGACCCGACTCGCAAACCGCTCCATGTGGTGGTGGTGACGGGAAGTCGCGACTTCGAGGTAATCGAGCGCTGCGAAGGCTTTGGCGCGTTCTATGCCCATAAGGGTCCCACGTTCTGGCGTGAACTCGAAGGCGCGCTCGCGGAGATCTACCCGGCTCTGGCGTCGAAGATCCAGCATTGCGGGTCGCACCCCGCGGCTGCCAAGATCAGGACGCGCCCGCGCGTGCTGCTGATCGATGACGATCAGGATGTCAGGGCATTCCTGGCCAGCCGCCTCAAGAAATACGGCGTCGAGACGGTTTGCGCCAGCGATGCGACGCAGGGGTATCGCATGGCCTGCCGCGAGGATCCGACGGTCATTGTTTCCGACTACTTCATGCCAAATGGCGATGCGCAGCATCTCCTGATCCGGTTGCGCACAACACCCGCCACCTGCAACGTCCCGGTGATCGTGGTCAGCGGGCGGCATCTGGGGGAAGTGATCAAGCAGGGTCTACGCCGCGAAATCTGTGGTCGGGCCGGCGCGGCCGCCATCATGCAAAAATCGCTCGACTGTCAGGAGCTGTTCGGAATGCTGCAGAATTTCTGTGGCTTTGAGCTCGACGCCCGAAACATTTACTAAGGTTGTGGGAAAGGACTTATCCTCTGCCCGCAGCTTAGGGATCAGGCCGGGAAGGCGGTATGGGAACAAACATCACGCCCTACCAGCATATGCTGGACCATGTGACGCAGTACTTCATCAATCACGGCTCAAGCCCGGCAGATGCCGCCAGTCGCGCGATCGGCTGGATCGGCTGGACCATCCAGCGCCAGATCGACTTGCTGGCCTATATCGGCGTGGTCTTCTCGCTCGCCATCGTCGGCGCGGTGATAATTCCCATCGCGTTGACGATCAAGCCGATCAACCTCGCAGCGCCGCCGAAGGGGCACTAGATCAACGGCTTTAGACGCCGTCCAGAATAATCACCGTCGGCGCGTTGGGTAGCGCGCCGAGCGACATCCGCAGCGTTCGCGCGTTACGCTGGTCGATCGCAAAGTCCCGGCCGATCCGCTTCATGAAATCGCTGAGCGGCGTGGCGAAGCGGTGCATCGGCAGCACCACCGAGGCGCGCAGCCGTTTGGTAATCTCGGAGATGCCGTCGAGCGACATCGTGTAGCTGCCGTCGATCGGCACCATCACGATGTCGAGCCGGCCGATCTGCGCGAAATGGCTCTCGTCGAGTTTGTGGTGCAAATGGCCGAGATGGCCGATGCACAGGCCGGCGACCTCGAAGATGAAGATCGAATTGCCGTCCTTGACCATGCCGGCATTGCCGTCGTCGCTGTAATAGCGCCTTGTGTCGGTGGTGACGTTGCGGATCAGCACGTCGCCGACGCGCTGGTGGATCTGGGCTGGCTGGCCGCTGTCGGTCCAGCCGTGCAGAACGTGCTTGATCGCCGGATCGGGATACAGCGTGTAATGCGTGCTGTGGGCGCGGTTCATGGTCACGGCGTCGGGCACCCGGTCGAGCCGGTAGACGCCGTTGTAGTCGGTGGCGATGGTCACGCCACCCGGTGTGTCGATGTAGTAGGTCGAGTGACCGGCATAGGTGATCGAGACTTCCTCGGCCCGTGCGGCGGTGCGCCGCAGGCTGACGGGAATCGCGCGTGGCGGCGCGCTGGCCATCGCCAGACACTCGCTTCCGCGTCCGGCCTGTTGGGCTGCGGCCGGCGAGACCCACACTCCTAGCAGCGCAACGACAGCAAGCAGGGATCGCAACATCCGGGCGGCCTCCGATCGATGGAGGCTGTAGCCTAGCTCCAAGCGCCGGCCTTGGCCTAGCGACAATCATGGGCAGAGGCCGCGCAGAAACGCGGCACGCCGCCGCGGGGGGCATGCCGCCATGCCGCCCGCGATGTTGACCCGGGCGGCCTTGGCCGTCACGGTGCCGCGCGTTCCCTCGATCAGAAATCCATTTCATGTTCAGCACGGCCGCGCTCTGGATTCCCTTCACCATTCTCGCCGCCATAGGGCAGGTGGCACGCAATGCCATGCAGCGCTCGCTGACCGGTCCGCTCGGCACCTGGGGCGCGACCAATATCCGCTTCCTGTTCGGCTTCCCGTTCTCGATCGTGTTTTTCGGGGTGGTCATCGTCGCCACCGGCGACCGGGTTCCGTGGCCGACTCCGGCGTTCTGGCCGTGGCTGCTGCTCGGCGCGCTCAGCCAGATCCTTGCCACCGGCCTGATGCTGGCGGCGATGAACGACCGTTCCTTCGTGGTGACGACGGCGTATCTGAAGACCGAAGCGATCCAGACCGCGATCTTCGGCTTTATCTTTCTTGGCGATCACCTGACGGCGCTGAAGGTGGTCGCGATCCTGATCGCGACCGTCGGCGTGGTAGTCACGGCGCTGCGGCCCGGTGCCGTGCGCGACATCGGCAGTTGGCGCCCGACGGTGCTCGGCCTGGTCGCGGCCGCGGCGTTTGCGTTCTCGGCAGTCGGCTTTCGCGGTGCCATCCTCGCGGTGCCCGACGTGTCGTTCGTGACGGCGGCGTCCTATACGCTGGTGTGGGGCCTGTTCGTGCAGACCTTGGTGCTGACGATCTATCTGGTCATGCGTGCGCCAAAAGTGCTGCAGGATATCTTGCGGCTGTGGAAGCCGTCGCTGCTGGCCGGCTTCATGGGGGCCGCGGCCTCGCAATTCTGGTTCCTCGCCTTCGCGCTGACCGCCGCCGCCAATGTCCGCACGCTTGCGCTGGTCGAGGTGCTGTTTGCGCAAGCCGTGGCGTATTATTCGTTCAAACAGCCGCTCTCAGCGCGGGAATTGTCAGGCATTGCGCTGATCGTGGTCGGCGTGGCACTGCTGGTGGCGGTATGATCAGGCCTTGAAGGCGATCAGCACGGCGCCTGCCGCGATCAGCGCGATCCCGAGCCAGCCGTTCAGCGATGGCCGTTCACCGAGAAACGTTATGGCGAACAGCGCGACGAACACGACGCTGAGCTTGTCGATCGGTGCGACCAGCGAGGCCGGCCCGAGTTTCAGGGCGCGAAAGTAGCACAGCCAGGACGCGCCGGTGCCGAGGCCCGACAGCACCAGAAAAATCCAGGTCCTGGTCGAGATGGGGCCCGCTCCAGTAAATTTTCCGGTAGCGAACAGGATCGCCGCAAGGCTGGTCAGGACCACGATGGTGCGGATGAAGGTGGCGAGATCGGAGTCGATGTCGGAGACGCCGATCTTGGCAAAGATCGCGGTCAGCGCCGCGAACACTGCGGACAGCAGCGCCCAGAACTGCCACGACCACGCGGTGTCAGCGCCCACTTTTTAGTTCCGATCGCCAGGGAGAACCGGCAGCGGTGACACCTCGATACCTTCATCGATCAGAGATCGTGCTTCGTCGGGGCTCGCCTCGCCGTAGATCGGGCGATGCTCGATATCGCCGTAATGCATCTTGCGCGCCTCGTCGGGGAATTTCTCGCCGACATTGTCGGCGTTCTTAGTCACGTGGTCGCGCAGTTCCTTTATCTTGGCGCGCAGTTCAGACTCTTGCGCCATCATCAGCGGAGTCGAGGCGGTGCTGCCTTCATTGGACGCCGCAGGCTCAGTGGTTTCCGATGCGTCGCGGGCCTTGCCCTTCCGGCCGATCTGCGGCGCCATGATCGCCTTCTCGACCCTCACGGAACCGCAGTTCGGGCAGCTCACGAGCTTGCGCTTGACCTGGCTGTCATAGGCGCCCGAGCTCTGGAACCAGCTCTCGAAGCCGTGGCCGCGGTCGCAGCGCAGTGTGTAGCGGATCATGTCGCTTCACGAACGAGGTGCAGATAATCCGGGCCGGCCTTGGGATCGGCGACGCTGAACCGGCGGCCGTGCTGCAGCGACGGCACGCTGGCGCGCGCGGCCGTGACCTTGGCCGGGTCGATCTCGGCGAGGATGAAGCCCGGGTCGGATCCTGTGGCCTCGGCGATCACCTTGCCCCAGGGGTCGATGATCATCGAATGGCCATAGGTGGCGCGCTTGTTCTCATGCACGCCGCCTTGTGCGGCCGCAAAGACGAAGGCGCCGTTCTCGATGGCGCGGGCGCGCAGCAGCGTGTGCCAGTGCGCCTCGCCGGTCTTCTGGGTAAACGCTGAGGGCACCGCGAGGAACGACGCGCCGCTCTCGGCCAAGGCGCGGTACAGCGCCGGAAAGCGCAGGTCATAGCAGATCGTCAGGCCGATGCGGCCCCACGGCAGGTCGGAGATCACGGCGGTCTCGCCGGGCTGGTAATTGGCGCTTTCGCGATAGGTCTCGCCGTTCGGCAGGTCGATGTCGAACATGTGAATCTTGTCGTAGCTCGCCAGCACCATGCCGTCCGGCCCGATCAGGAACGAGCGGTTGGCGGCGCGGTCCGGCGTCGCCAGCACGGCGAGCGATCCGATGTGCAGATGGATCTTCAGCTCGGCGGCGAGCGCGCGATAGGCCTTCAGCGATTCGTCGTCTGCCTCGGTGCGCAAATGCTCGAATAGCGATTTGCGGTTTTCCTGCATCATGTTGCTGACTTCGGGCGTCTGCACGTAATGCGCGCCGGCCAGCGCCGCCTCGCGGATAAGATGGCGGCCCTGTTCCAGGTTCGGCCCGGCGAGCAGGCCGCTGCGCATCTGCACCATCGCGGCGGTGAAAATCTGGTTTTCGCTCATGAGGTGGCCTTTTCGCCGGCGATCATGCCGTCCAGTTTGCCCTCGCGGTCGAGCGCGTAGAGGTCGTCGCAGCCGCCGACATGCGTACCGTCGATGAAGATCTGCGGGAAGGTCGCGCCGGGCTCGGTGCGATCGAACATCTGCTGGCGGAGAGTGGGGTCGTTCGCGGTGTCGAAATGCGTAAACGCCGCCTTCTTGCGCTGCAGCAACGAGATCGCAGCGCTGCAATAGCCACAGCCGGGACGGGTATAGATTTCGATCGCGGCGGCCATGCTTGGGCGCTCCAGTTCGGGAGAAGTCCCCGATTATATGGGGGAGCGCAGGGCGTCCACAACCCGGGCGAACACCAGCACATCGACCTGCGCCGCTTTGGCGCGCAGCAGCGCACGGGCGCAGGCGTCCACGGTGGCCCCCGAGGTCAGCACGTCGTCGATCAGCACGACGCGGCGGCCCTGGATCTCGGCGCGGCTGGAGGGGGCGACCTTGAAGGCGCCCTGCACATTGGCGGCCCGCTCGGCGCGCGATAGCCCGACTTGGTGCTCGGTCGGCCGCACCCGGCGCAGCGCATCCCGCGATACCGCCACGCCGCTGTGCCGGCTGATGGTGCGGGCCAGCGCGCCGGACTGGTTGAAGCGGCGTGAAAAGCCGCGCCGCCAGTGCAGCGGCACCGGCACCAGGAGGTCGGCCTCATCCAGCAGTTCCTTACCGGCGCGGGCCATCCAGCGCCCCATCGACGGCGCGAGATCGGTGCGGTCATGGTATTTCAGCTGGTGCACCAGCGTGCGCGCGACGTCGTCATAGCGCACGGCGGCCCGCGCCCGCTGATAGGCCGGCGGATCGGCAATCGCCTGCATCGACAGGATGCCCGGTCCGGGATCGTAGACGAACGGAATCCCCAGCCGTGCGCAATAGGGTGGCGCGATGAACGACAGCTTGGCCCAGCACGCCGCGCAAACGCCCTCGCCGGCGACCGGTTCGCGGCACGCCACGCACAACGTCGGCAGCGCGATATCGAGGGCCGCGCGGGCGGCGTGGGTCCAGGCCAGATGGGCGAGCCGCAGCGCGCCGAGGAATGGCGCGGCGAGGGAATGGGAGGGGGCAGGTCCGGTGTCCATCGGCAAAGGCTAGCGCCGGCTTTTGCCGCGCTCAAGTGCGTTGCCATCGCCCCGGAGTTCGGCGTACCAACTGGCATGGCTCCGAATCCCTCCGCCCCGATCCTGTTCGACCGCGCGCTGCTGCGCGCCCGCCAGGCCCGCGCCAGAAAGCTGGGAGCTGCCACCTTCCTGCTCGACCGCGCGGCGGAGGAGATGGACGAGCGCCTCCACGCCGTGCTGCGCACCTTCACCAACGGCGCCGACGTCGCCACGCCGGGCGACGGCCTGCGGGCCGCGATCGCCGACCGCGTCGGCACACTCGCGCATGTCGCTGTGCCCGATGCCGAGGGCGACGGCCTTGGCCTTGCGCCGGAATCGCTCGATCTCGCCGTCTCCGCGCTGGGACTGCATTTCGTCAACGACCTGCCCGGCGTGATGGCGCAGCTTCGCCGCGCGCTGAAGCCGGACGGCCTGCTGATGGTGGCGATGCTCGGCGGCGATACGCTGACCGAACTGCGACAGAGTTTTGCCGCGGCGGAAGCCGAACTCGACGGCGGCCTGTCTCCGCGCGTGGCACCCTTCGCCGACCTGCGCGACCTCGGCGCGCTGCTGCAGCGCGCTGGCTTTGCGCTGCCGGTCACCGATGTCGAGCGCATCGTCGTGCGCTACGACAGCGCCTTCGCGCTGATGCAGGATCTCCGGCGGATGGGCGCCACCAATGTTCTGATGGAGCGCCGCCGCACCCCGCTGCGCCGCGCCACGCTGCTACGGATGGCCCAGTTCTACGCCGAACATTTCAGCGATCCCGACGGCCGCATCCGCGCGACCTTCGAAGTGATCTGGCTGTCCGGCTGGGCCCCGCATGAAAGCCAGCAGCAGCCGCTCAAGCCGGGCTCGGCGAAGGCCAGTCTCGCCGATGCCGTGCGGGGTTTGAAGCCGTAGCCCGGATGCTAATCCGGGGCCGGCCCGTCGACGCCGCTCCCGGATTGCATCGACACGCCGCGATGCGGCGTGTCGATTTCATCCGGGCTACAAACCGCTACAACAGATCGATCAGATGCGGGATCAGCGGGATGTCCGCGGCGGGCATCGGGTAGTCGCGCAATTTGTTGGCGCGCACCCAGGCCAGTTGCTGGCCCTCGCGCGCCACCGCGAGGCCTTCCCAGCGCCGGCAGATGTACAGCGGCATCAACAGGTGGAAGTCATCATAGGCGTGGCTGGCGAAGGTCAGCGGCGCCAGGCAGGCTTCCTGCACATTGATGCCGATCTCCTCGTGCAACTCGCGGATCAGCGCCGCCTCCGGCCGCTCATTGGGTTCGAGCTTGCCGCCGGGAAATTCCCACAGCCCGGCCAGCGCCTTGCCTTCCGGCCGCTGCGCGATCAGCACGCGGCCGTCGGCATCGACCAAGGCGCAGGCGACGACCAGAACGAGTTTCACGACCGGTAGTCGCCATTGATCGCGATGTATTCCTTGGTGAGATCGCAGGTCAGCATGCGGTCGCGGCCGGTGCCCAAGCCCAGCGCAACCTTGATCTGGATGGTCGGCTTCTTCATCGTCGCCGACACTTCCTTCTCGTCATAGGCCGGATCGCGCGCGCCCGATTTCGCCACGCGGATGCCGTTGAACGAGATCGATAGCTTGTCCCGGTCGGCGGGCTGGCCGGCCTTGCCGACCGCCATCACCACGCGGCCCCAATTGGCGTCCTCGCCGGCCACCGCGGTCTTCACCAGCGGCGAATTGGCGATCGACTGGGCGATCTTGCGCGCCGAGGCCTTGGAGGTCGCGCCCTCGACGATCACCTCGATCAGCTTGCGCGCGCCTTCGCCATCGCGCGCGACCTGCTCGGCGAGATCGGCGAGCAGCCCCTGCAGCGCCTTGACGAACGGCTTCAACTGCGGGTCTGCGGCCTTGGTGATCTTCGGCGCGCCGTTTGCCGCGGCGGCACCCGTCGCGAACATCATCAGAGAATCGGAAGTCGAGGTGTCGCCATCGACGGTGACAGCATTGAACGTATCGGTGACGCCGGCCTTCAGCAGCGCCTGCAACGCGGAAGCCGAAATCGGCGCATCGGTGAACACGAAGGCCAGCATGGTTGCCATGTCCGGCGCGATCATGCCTGAGCCCTTGGCCATGCCGTTGATGGTCACCTTGGCCTTGCCGAGCTTGACCGTGGCGGTGGCGACTTTCGGGAAGGTGTCGGTGGTCATGATCGCACGCGCGGCGTCCATCCAGCCATCCGGCGTGGCGCTGTCCGCCAGCGTCGCCAGCACGCCGTCGAACTTGCTGGCGTCGAGCGGCTCGCCGATTACACCAGTCGAGGCCAGGAACACATCGTCCGCCTTGCAGCCGACAGCTTTGGCCGCGATGTCGCCGGTCAGTTTGGTCGCGGCCCGGCCGTTCTTGCCGGTGAACGCGTTGGCGTTGCCGGAATTGACGACCAGAGCTCGGGCAGAACCGCCCTTCAATTTAGCGCGGCACCATTCCACGGGGGCCGACGGACATTTCGACGTCGTGAATACGCCGGCGGCCGTGGTGCCCTTGTCCATCACCGCCAGCAGCACATCGGTGCGGCCTTTGTAGCGAATCCCGGCCGCGGCCGTGGCCAGGCGCACGCCGGCAATGGCAGGCATCTCGGGAACAATGGTCGGGGCGAGCGGGGAGACGGGAAGGGCCATGAGCGCTTTCAGCTTGCTGGAAAAGATCAGGCGCTCT
Coding sequences:
- a CDS encoding response regulator, encoding MTQIRILHVDDEPDIREVVEISLGIDPDFVIRSCGSGAEALVLATEWLPDVILMDVMMPAMDGPATLERLRENPATNRIPVIFMTARAQTRELDQFRALGAIGVVPKPFDPMTLAVTVRDYIAPPDDPLKELRDGFLLRLDRDARRLVELRDDLRSGDTSSDMMVSLRYLAHNLAGASGIYGYIPISNAAAALEDAIIADQAGTGDAIVRAIDALLDITEHQAELRGQLAHAESRTI
- a CDS encoding response regulator, which encodes MAQLVLSTEGDDVVGNSVELDELDLPSTAPKMLIADDDPTVVRALADRCTRMGFDVETATNGMQAMLKASRSKPDILLVDVSMPEVDGFSVCAHLLDPTRKPLHVVVVTGSRDFEVIERCEGFGAFYAHKGPTFWRELEGALAEIYPALASKIQHCGSHPAAAKIRTRPRVLLIDDDQDVRAFLASRLKKYGVETVCASDATQGYRMACREDPTVIVSDYFMPNGDAQHLLIRLRTTPATCNVPVIVVSGRHLGEVIKQGLRREICGRAGAAAIMQKSLDCQELFGMLQNFCGFELDARNIY
- a CDS encoding MBL fold metallo-hydrolase produces the protein MLRSLLAVVALLGVWVSPAAAQQAGRGSECLAMASAPPRAIPVSLRRTAARAEEVSITYAGHSTYYIDTPGGVTIATDYNGVYRLDRVPDAVTMNRAHSTHYTLYPDPAIKHVLHGWTDSGQPAQIHQRVGDVLIRNVTTDTRRYYSDDGNAGMVKDGNSIFIFEVAGLCIGHLGHLHHKLDESHFAQIGRLDIVMVPIDGSYTMSLDGISEITKRLRASVVLPMHRFATPLSDFMKRIGRDFAIDQRNARTLRMSLGALPNAPTVIILDGV
- a CDS encoding EamA family transporter, yielding MFSTAALWIPFTILAAIGQVARNAMQRSLTGPLGTWGATNIRFLFGFPFSIVFFGVVIVATGDRVPWPTPAFWPWLLLGALSQILATGLMLAAMNDRSFVVTTAYLKTEAIQTAIFGFIFLGDHLTALKVVAILIATVGVVVTALRPGAVRDIGSWRPTVLGLVAAAAFAFSAVGFRGAILAVPDVSFVTAASYTLVWGLFVQTLVLTIYLVMRAPKVLQDILRLWKPSLLAGFMGAAASQFWFLAFALTAAANVRTLALVEVLFAQAVAYYSFKQPLSARELSGIALIVVGVALLVAV
- a CDS encoding EamA family transporter, which translates into the protein MGADTAWSWQFWALLSAVFAALTAIFAKIGVSDIDSDLATFIRTIVVLTSLAAILFATGKFTGAGPISTRTWIFLVLSGLGTGASWLCYFRALKLGPASLVAPIDKLSVVFVALFAITFLGERPSLNGWLGIALIAAGAVLIAFKA
- a CDS encoding DUF1178 family protein, whose product is MIRYTLRCDRGHGFESWFQSSGAYDSQVKRKLVSCPNCGSVRVEKAIMAPQIGRKGKARDASETTEPAASNEGSTASTPLMMAQESELRAKIKELRDHVTKNADNVGEKFPDEARKMHYGDIEHRPIYGEASPDEARSLIDEGIEVSPLPVLPGDRN
- a CDS encoding carbon-nitrogen hydrolase family protein; its protein translation is MSENQIFTAAMVQMRSGLLAGPNLEQGRHLIREAALAGAHYVQTPEVSNMMQENRKSLFEHLRTEADDESLKAYRALAAELKIHLHIGSLAVLATPDRAANRSFLIGPDGMVLASYDKIHMFDIDLPNGETYRESANYQPGETAVISDLPWGRIGLTICYDLRFPALYRALAESGASFLAVPSAFTQKTGEAHWHTLLRARAIENGAFVFAAAQGGVHENKRATYGHSMIIDPWGKVIAEATGSDPGFILAEIDPAKVTAARASVPSLQHGRRFSVADPKAGPDYLHLVREAT
- the grxC gene encoding glutaredoxin 3, whose translation is MAAAIEIYTRPGCGYCSAAISLLQRKKAAFTHFDTANDPTLRQQMFDRTEPGATFPQIFIDGTHVGGCDDLYALDREGKLDGMIAGEKATS
- a CDS encoding ComF family protein, whose protein sequence is MDTGPAPSHSLAAPFLGALRLAHLAWTHAARAALDIALPTLCVACREPVAGEGVCAACWAKLSFIAPPYCARLGIPFVYDPGPGILSMQAIADPPAYQRARAAVRYDDVARTLVHQLKYHDRTDLAPSMGRWMARAGKELLDEADLLVPVPLHWRRGFSRRFNQSGALARTISRHSGVAVSRDALRRVRPTEHQVGLSRAERAANVQGAFKVAPSSRAEIQGRRVVLIDDVLTSGATVDACARALLRAKAAQVDVLVFARVVDALRSPI
- a CDS encoding methyltransferase domain-containing protein, which encodes MAPNPSAPILFDRALLRARQARARKLGAATFLLDRAAEEMDERLHAVLRTFTNGADVATPGDGLRAAIADRVGTLAHVAVPDAEGDGLGLAPESLDLAVSALGLHFVNDLPGVMAQLRRALKPDGLLMVAMLGGDTLTELRQSFAAAEAELDGGLSPRVAPFADLRDLGALLQRAGFALPVTDVERIVVRYDSAFALMQDLRRMGATNVLMERRRTPLRRATLLRMAQFYAEHFSDPDGRIRATFEVIWLSGWAPHESQQQPLKPGSAKASLADAVRGLKP
- a CDS encoding (deoxy)nucleoside triphosphate pyrophosphohydrolase — its product is MKLVLVVACALVDADGRVLIAQRPEGKALAGLWEFPGGKLEPNERPEAALIRELHEEIGINVQEACLAPLTFASHAYDDFHLLMPLYICRRWEGLAVAREGQQLAWVRANKLRDYPMPAADIPLIPHLIDLL
- the argJ gene encoding bifunctional glutamate N-acetyltransferase/amino-acid acetyltransferase ArgJ is translated as MALPVSPLAPTIVPEMPAIAGVRLATAAAGIRYKGRTDVLLAVMDKGTTAAGVFTTSKCPSAPVEWCRAKLKGGSARALVVNSGNANAFTGKNGRAATKLTGDIAAKAVGCKADDVFLASTGVIGEPLDASKFDGVLATLADSATPDGWMDAARAIMTTDTFPKVATATVKLGKAKVTINGMAKGSGMIAPDMATMLAFVFTDAPISASALQALLKAGVTDTFNAVTVDGDTSTSDSLMMFATGAAAANGAPKITKAADPQLKPFVKALQGLLADLAEQVARDGEGARKLIEVIVEGATSKASARKIAQSIANSPLVKTAVAGEDANWGRVVMAVGKAGQPADRDKLSISFNGIRVAKSGARDPAYDEKEVSATMKKPTIQIKVALGLGTGRDRMLTCDLTKEYIAINGDYRS